In one Mycobacterium sp. NBC_00419 genomic region, the following are encoded:
- the rpmE gene encoding 50S ribosomal protein L31, translating into MKTGIHPAYGETTVVCGCGNSFTTRSTKDGGHIVVEVCSQCHPFYTGKQKILDSGGRVARFEKRYGKRKTNESADN; encoded by the coding sequence ATGAAGACAGGCATTCATCCTGCCTACGGCGAGACCACCGTGGTCTGCGGCTGTGGCAACAGCTTCACCACCCGCAGCACCAAGGACGGCGGCCACATCGTGGTCGAGGTCTGCTCGCAGTGCCATCCCTTCTACACCGGCAAGCAGAAGATCCTCGACAGCGGCGGCCGCGTGGCCCGCTTCGAGAAGCGCTACGGCAAGCGCAAGACGAACGAGTCGGCTGACAACTAG
- the thrB gene encoding homoserine kinase has product MTLSLPAGLSASASVAASSANLGPGFDSLGVALGLYDEILVDTTDDGLVIEVEGQGAGQVPHSHDHLVVRAVHRGLLAAGADARGLRVRCRNAIPHSRGLGSSAAAVVGGLAAANGLVAQADLEPLSETRLIQLASEFEGHPDNASASVLGGAVVSWTDTHTQPPTYAAAPLRLHPDIRLFSGIPEVRSSTAETRVLLPEHVSHTAARFNLSRAALLVVALTERPDLLMAATEDALHQPQRAPAMPASAEFLQVLRRCGVPAVLSGAGPSVLALTTSADLPAEALEYGIANGFTVTELGLGEGVRWSSGVAVHR; this is encoded by the coding sequence GTGACCCTGAGCCTGCCTGCCGGACTGAGCGCCAGCGCATCTGTCGCCGCGTCCAGCGCCAACCTCGGCCCGGGCTTTGACAGCCTGGGTGTTGCGCTGGGCCTCTACGACGAGATCCTCGTCGACACCACCGACGACGGTCTGGTCATCGAGGTGGAAGGACAGGGTGCGGGCCAGGTTCCGCACAGCCACGACCATCTGGTGGTGCGGGCTGTGCACCGTGGCCTGCTCGCCGCGGGCGCCGACGCGCGCGGGCTGCGGGTGCGCTGCCGCAACGCCATCCCGCACTCGCGGGGTCTGGGCTCATCGGCCGCCGCCGTGGTCGGCGGTCTGGCCGCGGCGAATGGCCTTGTGGCACAGGCAGATTTGGAACCCTTGAGTGAAACCCGGCTGATTCAGCTGGCCTCGGAGTTCGAAGGCCACCCGGACAATGCGTCCGCCTCGGTGCTCGGTGGGGCGGTGGTGTCGTGGACCGACACCCACACCCAGCCGCCGACGTATGCCGCCGCACCGCTGCGTCTGCATCCCGACATCCGGCTGTTCTCGGGCATCCCGGAGGTGCGCTCGTCCACCGCTGAGACCCGGGTTCTTTTGCCCGAACATGTCAGCCATACCGCCGCACGCTTCAATCTGAGCCGGGCCGCGCTTCTAGTCGTCGCGCTCACCGAGCGGCCGGACCTGCTGATGGCCGCGACCGAGGACGCCCTGCACCAGCCGCAGCGTGCCCCGGCGATGCCCGCTTCCGCGGAATTTCTGCAGGTACTGCGGCGTTGTGGAGTGCCGGCGGTGCTGTCGGGCGCCGGACCGTCGGTGTTGGCGCTGACCACCAGCGCGGACTTGCCGGCCGAGGCGCTCGAATACGGCATCGCGAACGGATTCACCGTCACCGAACTGGGGCTCGGCGAGGGAGTTCGCTGGAGCTCCGGTGTCGCCGTCCACCGCTGA
- a CDS encoding TetR/AcrR family transcriptional regulator, producing the protein MAEHIVTHAEGEAGVTARADADSRTATKTVQERLIDAAEVCLRAKGIRATTVSEVAEAAGVSRGWLYRHYPDKVALLGAAIVRLNEAFWDESNRTLAAIAGFEEQLAVGVRLGRSAHETPGALVMQLRRDEPDEFAACAGAGVQGLLPDLGQFWRPYLESARERGEIHPDTDLDEAAEWVARVQISLGTVPGDTLDADDYEAVRRYMRRYVLPGLQAAPAQ; encoded by the coding sequence ATGGCGGAGCACATCGTCACACATGCCGAAGGAGAAGCCGGGGTGACCGCACGCGCCGACGCGGACAGCCGGACCGCCACCAAGACGGTCCAGGAGCGACTGATCGACGCTGCCGAAGTCTGTCTGCGGGCCAAGGGCATCAGGGCAACCACCGTGTCGGAGGTGGCCGAGGCCGCCGGTGTGTCACGCGGCTGGCTCTACCGGCACTACCCCGACAAGGTGGCACTGCTCGGCGCGGCCATCGTCCGGCTCAACGAGGCGTTCTGGGACGAGTCCAACCGGACCCTGGCCGCCATCGCCGGTTTCGAGGAGCAGCTCGCCGTCGGAGTCCGGCTGGGCCGCAGCGCCCACGAAACTCCCGGCGCGCTGGTGATGCAGCTGCGGCGCGACGAGCCCGACGAATTCGCCGCATGTGCCGGTGCGGGTGTCCAGGGGTTGTTGCCCGACCTCGGCCAGTTCTGGCGGCCGTACCTCGAAAGTGCACGTGAGCGCGGCGAGATTCACCCCGATACCGACCTGGACGAGGCCGCCGAATGGGTGGCCCGGGTGCAGATCAGCCTGGGCACGGTTCCCGGCGACACCCTCGACGCCGATGACTACGAAGCGGTGCGCCGCTACATGCGCCGCTACGTGTTGCCCGGCCTGCAGGCCGCACCTGCGCAGTAG
- a CDS encoding L-threonylcarbamoyladenylate synthase, with protein MTQVFDCADSARRAEAVSAAAAAVKSGRLVVMPTDTVYGLGADAFDSDAVAGLLAAKGRGRDMPVGVLVGSWHTIEGLVYTVPHAARELIRAFWPGALSLVVQQAPSLQWDLGDARGTVMLRMPLHPVAIELLRETGPMAVSSANISGRPPATTADEAQSQLGDLVQVYLDAGPSQQQAASTIVDLTGATPRILREGPISAQAVADVLGVDVSSLTA; from the coding sequence ATGACCCAGGTGTTCGACTGCGCAGACAGTGCCCGGCGCGCTGAGGCTGTCTCGGCGGCCGCCGCCGCGGTCAAGAGCGGCCGGCTGGTCGTCATGCCCACCGACACGGTGTACGGCCTCGGTGCCGACGCATTCGACAGCGACGCCGTCGCCGGCCTGCTCGCCGCCAAGGGCCGAGGTCGTGACATGCCGGTCGGTGTGCTGGTCGGGTCCTGGCACACCATCGAGGGGCTGGTCTACACGGTTCCGCACGCCGCGCGTGAGCTGATCCGGGCGTTCTGGCCCGGTGCGCTGAGCCTGGTGGTCCAGCAGGCCCCGTCGTTGCAGTGGGACCTCGGCGACGCCCGCGGCACCGTCATGCTGCGGATGCCGCTGCACCCGGTGGCCATCGAACTGCTCCGCGAAACCGGCCCCATGGCCGTCTCCAGTGCCAACATCTCCGGGCGCCCGCCGGCCACCACGGCCGACGAGGCCCAAAGTCAGCTGGGGGATCTGGTCCAGGTGTACCTCGACGCCGGGCCGTCGCAGCAGCAGGCCGCGTCCACCATCGTCGACCTCACCGGCGCGACTCCGCGCATCCTGCGGGAGGGTCCGATCAGCGCCCAGGCCGTCGCCGACGTTCTCGGTGTCGATGTCAGCTCCCTGACCGCCTGA
- the prfA gene encoding peptide chain release factor 1 translates to MAIDTVLAEHADLERQLSDPELHGDAGNARRVGRRFAQLAPIVATYRKLETARGDLDAARELAAEDASFAAEVPDLEARVTELDAHLTDLLAPRDPHDADDIVLEVKSGEGGEESALFAADLARMYIRYAERHGWTVTVLDETTSDLGGYKDATLSIRSKADTADGVWSRLKFEGGVHRVQRVPVTESQGRVHTSAAGVLVYPEPEEVEQVAIDESDLRIDVYRSSGKGGQGVNTTDSAVRITHLPTNIVVTCQNERSQLQNKARAMQVLAARLQALAEEQAQADASADRASQIRTVDRSERIRTYNFPENRIADHRINFKAHNLDQVLDGDMDALLDALAAADKQARLQQA, encoded by the coding sequence ATGGCGATCGACACTGTCCTCGCCGAACATGCCGACCTCGAGCGTCAGCTCTCCGATCCCGAACTGCACGGCGACGCCGGTAATGCCCGACGGGTCGGGCGCCGCTTCGCGCAGCTGGCCCCGATCGTCGCGACGTACCGCAAGCTCGAAACCGCCCGTGGCGACCTCGATGCGGCGCGCGAACTGGCGGCCGAGGACGCCTCCTTCGCCGCCGAGGTCCCCGATCTGGAAGCCCGGGTCACCGAACTCGACGCACACTTGACCGACCTGCTCGCCCCCCGCGACCCGCACGACGCCGACGACATCGTCCTCGAGGTCAAGTCCGGTGAGGGTGGGGAGGAGTCGGCGCTGTTCGCCGCCGACCTCGCCCGGATGTACATCCGCTATGCCGAGCGACACGGCTGGACGGTGACGGTTCTCGACGAGACCACCAGCGATCTCGGTGGCTACAAGGACGCGACCCTGTCGATCCGCAGCAAGGCCGACACGGCCGACGGTGTGTGGTCACGACTGAAGTTCGAAGGCGGCGTGCACCGCGTGCAGCGGGTGCCGGTCACCGAATCGCAGGGCCGGGTGCATACCTCGGCGGCAGGCGTACTGGTCTACCCGGAGCCCGAGGAGGTCGAGCAGGTCGCGATCGACGAATCCGATCTGCGCATCGACGTCTACCGGTCCTCCGGCAAGGGCGGTCAGGGCGTCAACACCACCGACTCGGCGGTGCGCATCACCCACCTGCCCACCAATATCGTCGTCACCTGCCAGAACGAACGCTCCCAGCTGCAGAACAAGGCCCGCGCCATGCAGGTGCTGGCGGCGCGGTTGCAGGCGCTCGCCGAAGAGCAGGCGCAAGCCGACGCCTCGGCCGACCGCGCCAGCCAGATCCGCACCGTCGACCGCAGCGAGCGGATCCGGACCTACAACTTCCCGGAGAACCGGATCGCCGACCACCGGATCAACTTCAAGGCGCACAATCTCGACCAGGTGCTCGACGGCGATATGGATGCCCTGCTCGATGCGCTGGCCGCCGCCGACAAGCAAGCCCGGCTCCAACAGGCGTGA
- the rho gene encoding transcription termination factor Rho — MTDTDLITAGDSAPQPDAPAVVTQPSSQPEQAARTADAGATGSLSTMVLPELRALANRVGVKGTSGMRKGDLITAIREAQNGGSHTPSNGAPQAAAEPAPESRSEARPEADTGAPEPPRRERRTANRGAGSPTESADQQKPAETAAEQAQAPAQNKPDNQGESRNENKSDNQGESRNENRAESRNESRNENRADNRQSNRESNRESNDQGGDGGNQNRGGGDGDDDRGGRRGRRFRDRRRRGERTGGESGGGSGGNESELREDDVVQPVAGILDVLDNYAFVRTSGYLAGPNDVYVSMNMVRKNGLRRGDAVTGAVRVAKEGDSSGGQNQRQKFNPLVRLDSVNGGPVDAAKNRPEFSKLTPLYPNQRLRLETTSERLTTRVIDLIMPIGKGQRALIVSPPKAGKTTIMQDIANAITKNNPECHLMVVLVDERPEEVTDMQRSVKGEVIASTFDRPPSDHTQAAELAIERAKRLVEQGKDVVVLLDSITRLGRAYNNASPASGRILSGGVDSTALYPPKRFLGAARNIEHGGSLTIIATAMVETGSTGDTVIFEEFKGTGNAELKLDRKIAERRVFPAVDVNPSGTRKDELLLSPDEFSVVHKLRRVLSGLDSHQAIDLLMSQLRKTKNNYEFLVQVSKTAPGMDKDNVD, encoded by the coding sequence GTGACCGATACGGACCTCATCACGGCTGGAGACAGCGCACCTCAACCGGATGCGCCCGCCGTGGTTACCCAACCTTCGTCGCAGCCTGAGCAGGCCGCCCGCACCGCGGACGCCGGCGCAACCGGGTCGCTTTCGACGATGGTTCTGCCCGAACTTCGGGCCCTGGCCAACCGTGTTGGCGTCAAGGGAACCTCCGGCATGCGTAAGGGCGACCTGATCACCGCCATCCGCGAAGCCCAGAACGGTGGCTCGCACACCCCGTCCAACGGCGCGCCCCAGGCAGCTGCCGAGCCGGCCCCTGAATCTCGCTCCGAAGCCCGCCCCGAGGCCGACACCGGTGCCCCCGAGCCGCCGCGCCGTGAGCGCCGCACCGCCAACCGCGGCGCCGGCTCGCCCACCGAAAGCGCCGACCAGCAGAAGCCGGCCGAGACCGCTGCCGAGCAGGCACAGGCTCCGGCCCAGAACAAGCCCGATAACCAGGGCGAGTCCCGCAACGAGAACAAGTCCGATAACCAGGGCGAGTCCCGCAATGAGAACCGGGCCGAGTCCCGCAACGAGTCCCGTAATGAGAACCGGGCCGACAACCGTCAGTCCAACCGCGAGTCCAACCGTGAGTCGAACGACCAGGGTGGCGACGGCGGCAATCAGAACCGCGGCGGCGGCGATGGCGACGACGACCGTGGCGGCCGTCGTGGCCGCCGGTTCCGGGACCGCAGGCGCCGCGGTGAGCGCACCGGCGGCGAAAGCGGCGGCGGCAGCGGCGGCAACGAGTCCGAGCTGCGCGAGGACGACGTCGTGCAGCCGGTGGCCGGCATCCTCGACGTGCTGGACAACTACGCCTTCGTGCGGACCTCCGGTTATCTGGCCGGACCCAACGACGTCTACGTCTCGATGAACATGGTTCGCAAGAACGGCCTGCGCCGCGGCGACGCGGTCACCGGCGCGGTCCGGGTGGCCAAAGAAGGCGATAGCAGCGGCGGACAGAACCAGCGGCAGAAGTTCAACCCGCTGGTCCGCCTCGACAGCGTCAACGGCGGCCCGGTCGACGCGGCCAAGAATCGCCCCGAGTTCAGCAAGCTGACCCCGCTGTACCCCAACCAGCGGCTGCGTCTGGAGACCACCAGCGAGCGGCTCACCACCCGCGTGATCGACCTGATCATGCCGATCGGCAAGGGGCAGCGTGCCCTGATCGTGTCCCCGCCGAAGGCCGGTAAGACCACGATCATGCAGGACATCGCCAACGCGATCACGAAGAACAACCCCGAGTGCCACCTGATGGTCGTGCTGGTCGACGAACGGCCTGAAGAGGTCACCGACATGCAGCGCTCGGTCAAGGGTGAGGTCATCGCCTCGACCTTCGACCGGCCGCCGTCAGACCACACGCAGGCCGCCGAGCTCGCGATCGAGCGGGCCAAGCGCCTGGTGGAGCAGGGCAAGGACGTCGTCGTCCTGCTGGACTCCATCACCCGGCTCGGGCGCGCCTACAACAACGCCTCCCCGGCGTCGGGGCGCATCCTGTCCGGTGGTGTGGACTCCACCGCGCTGTACCCGCCCAAGCGGTTCCTGGGCGCGGCCCGCAACATCGAGCACGGCGGCTCGCTGACGATCATCGCCACCGCCATGGTGGAGACCGGTTCGACCGGTGACACGGTGATCTTCGAAGAGTTCAAGGGCACCGGCAACGCCGAGCTCAAGCTCGACCGCAAGATCGCCGAGCGCCGGGTGTTCCCCGCGGTCGACGTCAACCCGTCGGGCACCCGCAAGGACGAGCTGCTGCTCTCGCCCGACGAGTTCTCGGTGGTGCACAAGCTGCGCCGGGTGCTGTCCGGGCTGGACTCGCACCAGGCCATCGATCTGCTGATGAGCCAGCTGCGCAAGACCAAGAACAACTACGAGTTCCTCGTGCAGGTCTCCAAGACCGCGCCGGGCATGGACAAGGACAACGTCGACTGA
- a CDS encoding glycosyltransferase family 4 protein — translation MSSGTEVLLALSDRGAGVPLRELALVGLTAAIITYFATGWVRALATRAGALAYPRERDVHTRPTPRMGGLAMYLGVVAAVFLASQLPALTRGFIYSSGMPAVVVAGGLIMVIGLIDDRWGLDALTKFAGQITAASVLVTMGVAWSVLYIPFGGVGTIVLDQVSSILLTLALTVSIVNAMNFVDGLDGLAAGLGLITASAICIFSVGLLRDHGGDVLFYPPAVISVVLAGACLGFLPHNFYRAKIFMGDSGSMLIGLMLAAASTTAAGPISQSAYGARDVFALLSPFLLVVAVMFVPALDMLLAIVRRTRAGQSPFSPDKMHLHHRLLQIGHSHRRVVLLIYLWVGIVALGAASTIFFDPRYTGAVMLAAIVVAVVVTLIPLLRRGDDAYDGLYDAE, via the coding sequence ATGTCCAGCGGAACCGAAGTCCTTCTCGCACTGTCGGACCGCGGTGCCGGTGTCCCGTTGCGGGAGTTGGCACTCGTCGGCCTGACAGCGGCGATCATCACCTATTTCGCGACCGGGTGGGTGCGCGCGCTGGCCACTCGAGCCGGCGCGCTGGCCTATCCCCGCGAGCGTGATGTCCACACCCGGCCGACTCCCCGGATGGGCGGGCTGGCGATGTACCTCGGCGTGGTCGCCGCGGTCTTCCTCGCCTCCCAGCTGCCCGCGCTGACGCGCGGTTTCATCTATTCGTCGGGGATGCCCGCGGTGGTCGTCGCCGGCGGCCTGATCATGGTCATCGGTCTGATCGACGACCGCTGGGGTCTGGACGCGCTGACCAAGTTCGCCGGCCAGATCACCGCTGCCAGCGTGCTCGTCACCATGGGGGTGGCGTGGAGCGTCCTCTACATCCCCTTCGGTGGTGTGGGCACCATCGTGCTCGACCAGGTCTCGTCGATCCTGCTCACGCTGGCGCTGACCGTCTCGATCGTCAATGCGATGAACTTCGTCGACGGGCTCGACGGGCTCGCCGCCGGCCTCGGGTTGATCACCGCCTCGGCCATCTGCATCTTCTCCGTCGGACTGCTGCGCGACCACGGTGGCGATGTGCTGTTCTATCCGCCCGCCGTGATCTCGGTGGTGCTTGCGGGGGCCTGCCTGGGCTTCCTGCCGCACAACTTCTACCGGGCCAAGATCTTCATGGGCGACTCCGGCTCGATGCTGATCGGGCTGATGCTCGCCGCCGCGTCGACCACCGCGGCGGGCCCGATCTCGCAGAGTGCATACGGCGCCCGGGACGTCTTCGCGTTGTTGTCGCCGTTCCTGTTGGTGGTGGCGGTGATGTTCGTTCCCGCCCTCGACATGCTGCTGGCGATCGTGCGGCGCACCAGGGCGGGGCAGAGCCCGTTCAGTCCCGACAAGATGCACCTGCACCACCGGTTGCTGCAGATCGGCCATTCGCACCGGCGCGTGGTGCTGTTGATCTACCTGTGGGTCGGCATCGTCGCCCTCGGTGCGGCGAGCACGATCTTCTTCGATCCGCGCTACACCGGGGCGGTGATGCTGGCCGCGATCGTGGTGGCCGTCGTCGTCACTTTGATCCCGCTGCTGCGCCGCGGAGACGACGCCTACGACGGTCTTTACGACGCGGAGTAG
- a CDS encoding RsiV family protein codes for MSFAGRRMFVVATALTAALVACGNDTEQSLPLTSSVTAAPAHTGLSNGKTYTVDRSISQGTTTEGNGRWSLAIDTLSGGDPRVSEAFNDAVHQAAQRLLDDTAGIRPEGQWAFETSPQIRFAAASVSALISGEFSVEGADHPVGSVINVVIDSRSARQITLKELFVDDQEGLNRLSEQTKLLLPPAMGVTATPMPNHPGNKPLMENFDSWIPTPAGLEIHFADHQFDAGAPVITVPWSAVDDLLAPGMDALRRP; via the coding sequence ATGAGCTTTGCCGGGCGCCGTATGTTCGTCGTGGCGACGGCGTTGACGGCCGCACTGGTGGCCTGCGGAAACGACACCGAACAGAGCCTGCCGTTGACCTCTTCTGTGACAGCCGCACCGGCACACACAGGACTCTCGAACGGGAAGACCTACACCGTCGACCGATCGATCTCGCAGGGTACGACCACCGAAGGCAACGGCCGCTGGAGTCTGGCCATCGACACCTTGTCCGGCGGTGACCCGCGGGTCAGTGAGGCGTTCAACGACGCCGTGCATCAGGCGGCGCAGCGCCTGCTCGACGACACGGCGGGCATCCGGCCCGAGGGCCAGTGGGCATTCGAGACCTCGCCGCAGATCCGTTTCGCTGCCGCGTCGGTGTCCGCGCTCATCAGCGGCGAGTTCTCCGTCGAGGGCGCCGACCATCCCGTGGGCTCGGTGATCAACGTGGTGATCGACTCGCGCTCGGCCCGGCAGATCACGCTCAAGGAACTCTTCGTCGACGACCAGGAGGGCCTCAACCGGCTGTCCGAGCAGACCAAGCTGCTGTTGCCGCCGGCAATGGGCGTCACCGCCACGCCGATGCCCAACCATCCGGGCAACAAGCCGCTGATGGAGAACTTCGACAGCTGGATTCCCACGCCGGCCGGCCTGGAAATCCACTTCGCCGACCACCAGTTCGACGCCGGCGCTCCGGTGATCACGGTGCCCTGGTCAGCGGTGGACGACCTACTGGCCCCGGGTATGGACGCCCTGCGGCGCCCCTAA
- the prmC gene encoding peptide chain release factor N(5)-glutamine methyltransferase produces the protein MTAQRYRLRQAIDAATAVLAEAGIDSARIDAELLAAHLAGTERGRLATIDPPGPDFYHRYDQVISQRTRRIPVQHLTGTAAFGPLQLRVGPGVFIPRPETEALLEWAVAQRLPDEPVIVDLCTGSGALALALAAAWPRARVVAVDDDPAALEYARRNTEATAVQLVCADVTAAGLLPELDGTVDLVVSNPPYIPAGAVLEPEVAEHDPAHALFGGPDGMAVIGPLVGLAGRWLRHGGLLAIEHDDTTSQQTVETISRTGLFTAVTAHRDLAGRPRYVTARRGGPNMEESP, from the coding sequence GTGACGGCCCAGCGGTATCGCCTGCGGCAGGCCATCGATGCGGCCACCGCTGTGCTCGCCGAGGCCGGGATCGACTCCGCGCGAATCGATGCCGAGTTGCTCGCCGCGCACCTGGCAGGCACCGAGCGTGGCCGGCTGGCCACCATCGACCCGCCTGGGCCGGACTTCTACCACCGCTACGACCAGGTGATCTCCCAGCGCACCCGGCGCATCCCCGTGCAGCACCTCACCGGTACCGCGGCCTTCGGGCCGCTGCAGCTGCGGGTCGGTCCCGGCGTGTTCATCCCGCGGCCCGAAACCGAGGCGTTGCTGGAATGGGCTGTGGCCCAACGATTGCCGGATGAGCCGGTGATCGTCGACCTGTGCACGGGATCGGGTGCCCTGGCCCTGGCGCTGGCCGCCGCGTGGCCGCGTGCCCGGGTCGTGGCCGTCGACGACGATCCCGCCGCGCTGGAGTACGCCCGGCGCAACACCGAGGCCACCGCCGTGCAACTGGTGTGCGCCGACGTCACCGCGGCCGGGCTGTTGCCCGAGCTGGACGGTACGGTCGACCTCGTGGTGTCCAACCCCCCTTACATCCCCGCCGGGGCGGTGCTGGAACCCGAAGTCGCCGAGCACGACCCGGCCCACGCGCTGTTCGGCGGCCCCGACGGCATGGCGGTGATCGGCCCCCTCGTCGGCCTCGCCGGCCGTTGGTTGCGCCACGGTGGGTTGCTGGCCATCGAGCATGACGACACGACATCGCAGCAGACGGTTGAAACCATCAGCCGCACTGGACTTTTCACAGCGGTCACGGCGCACCGTGACTTGGCGGGGCGGCCACGCTACGTGACGGCCCGCAGGGGCGGACCCAACATGGAGGAGTCACCATGA
- the fadD1 gene encoding fatty-acid--CoA ligase FadD1: MAETVQQLLRERLHETTPAVKFGDQVWTWQAHLDEASRQAAALIALADVDRPLHVGTLLGNTPAMLTAMAAAGLGGYVLCGVNNTRRGEALGRDIAKAHCQILLTDAAHRDLLDGVELPGVRVIDVDSADWQRLLAGAGELTPHREVTATDTFMLIFTSGTSGEPKAVQVAHMMVPFAGVALVGRFEITGSDVCYLSMPLFHSNALMAGWAVALSAGAAMAPASFSASGLLDDLRRYGVTYMNYVGKPLAYVLATPERPDDHDNPLRVAFGNEATDRDIAEFGRRFGCTVWDGFGSTEGAVIITREDNCPQGSVGRGFPGVAIYNSETLQECATAEFDENGALANPDEAIGEIVNTSGGGMFGGYYNDAGATGERLRHGMYWSGDLGYRDADGWIYLAGRTADWMRVDGENMAAAPIERIIGRLPEISQAVVYPVPDEHVGDQVMVALLLGEQAKLTPEDFGEFLAAQPDLSPKAWPRHVWIAPELPTTATNKVLKRELIVRGAHPEGGQLWTRGAREKAYRPVAPE; this comes from the coding sequence ATGGCCGAGACGGTCCAGCAGCTGCTTCGTGAACGCCTCCACGAGACCACTCCTGCGGTCAAGTTCGGCGATCAGGTGTGGACCTGGCAGGCCCACCTCGACGAGGCATCGCGGCAGGCGGCGGCTCTGATCGCGCTCGCCGACGTCGACCGCCCGCTGCACGTCGGGACTCTGCTGGGCAATACACCCGCGATGCTGACCGCGATGGCCGCCGCCGGGCTGGGCGGGTATGTGCTGTGCGGGGTCAACAACACCCGCCGCGGTGAGGCGCTGGGACGCGACATCGCCAAAGCTCACTGCCAGATCCTGCTGACCGACGCCGCGCACCGCGACCTGCTCGACGGTGTCGAACTGCCCGGCGTCAGGGTGATCGACGTCGACTCCGCGGACTGGCAGCGGCTGCTGGCCGGTGCGGGGGAGCTGACGCCGCACCGCGAGGTCACCGCCACCGACACCTTCATGCTGATCTTCACCTCGGGCACCAGCGGCGAACCCAAGGCCGTCCAGGTGGCCCACATGATGGTCCCGTTCGCCGGAGTGGCACTCGTCGGCCGCTTCGAGATCACCGGGTCGGACGTCTGCTACCTATCGATGCCGCTGTTCCACTCCAACGCGCTGATGGCCGGGTGGGCGGTGGCCCTGTCGGCGGGAGCGGCAATGGCGCCGGCCAGCTTCAGTGCCTCCGGCCTGCTCGATGACCTGCGCCGCTACGGGGTCACGTACATGAACTACGTCGGCAAGCCGCTGGCGTACGTGCTGGCCACCCCGGAACGTCCCGACGATCACGACAACCCGCTGCGGGTCGCCTTCGGAAACGAGGCCACCGACCGCGACATCGCCGAGTTCGGCCGGCGCTTCGGCTGCACGGTGTGGGACGGCTTCGGTTCCACCGAGGGCGCGGTCATCATCACCCGCGAGGACAACTGCCCGCAGGGGTCGGTCGGCCGCGGGTTCCCCGGGGTCGCCATCTACAACTCCGAGACGCTGCAGGAGTGCGCGACCGCGGAGTTCGACGAGAACGGGGCGCTGGCCAACCCCGACGAGGCGATCGGCGAGATCGTCAACACCAGCGGTGGCGGCATGTTCGGCGGCTACTACAACGACGCCGGAGCCACCGGCGAGCGGCTGCGGCACGGCATGTACTGGTCGGGCGACCTGGGATACCGCGACGCCGACGGCTGGATCTACCTGGCCGGCCGGACCGCGGACTGGATGCGTGTCGACGGCGAGAACATGGCCGCTGCCCCGATCGAACGCATCATCGGCCGGCTGCCGGAGATCAGCCAGGCCGTCGTGTACCCGGTGCCGGACGAACATGTGGGGGACCAGGTGATGGTGGCCCTGCTGCTCGGCGAGCAGGCCAAGCTCACCCCGGAGGACTTCGGCGAGTTCCTCGCCGCCCAGCCCGACCTGTCGCCGAAAGCCTGGCCGCGCCACGTCTGGATCGCGCCCGAGCTGCCGACGACGGCCACCAACAAGGTGCTCAAGCGCGAGCTGATCGTCCGCGGCGCCCACCCGGAGGGCGGGCAGCTGTGGACCCGTGGCGCCCGGGAGAAGGCCTACCGTCCCGTCGCACCGGAATAG